The DNA window TGGTTTTATACGAAACTCCACGTAATTTTGTAACTTATAAAGGCGAATAATGGCAGTACAACTTGGCGATAAAATTCCGCACTTCACCGCAAAAGATAGCAATGGACAAGATTTTGACAGCGCTAGCATTGTGGGTAAAAAGACTGTAGTCATATATTTTTATCCCAAAGACAATACACCGGGTTGCACGGCTCAAGCCTGCAGTTTCCGTGATCAATATGAAGATTTTAAAGATATTGGAGCCGAGGTAATCGGAATTAGTAGCGATAGCGTGTCTTCGCACGAAAAGTTTGCCAAACGATACAAACTCCCTTTTCTCTTGCTATCGGATGATTCTAGTAAATTGAGAAGACTATTTGGTGTAAAAACCAACTTGTTTGGCTTGCTGCCTGGTCGTGTAACTTATGTTGCCGACAAAGACGGAATTATTCGATTGATTTTCGATAGTATGAACGCGACAAGCCATATCCCCAAAGCATTGACGCTCCTTCGTAAATTTGTATAAATTACACTTGTTTTTGTCCTAGTATTCGGAGATTTTTTGTACTTTCGCGCTGCATTAATCTTTTGAATTATAGTACAAATGAAATTATATCCATTACAATTTGAACCCATTCTGAAAGAAAGAATTTGGGGAGGCGAAAAACTAAAAACGATTTTAAATAAGCCTATTAGTTCCAAAATCACTGGCGAAAGTTGGGAATTATCGACTGTCGAAGGCGATGTAAGTGTGGTTGCCAACGGCGCATTAGCTGGAAAATCACTCAATGATTTGATTCATTCCAATCCAACGGCAGTTTTGGGGACTGAAGTGTATCAAAAATTCGGAAACCAATTTCCATTATTATTTAAATACCTCGATGCCCGCGAAGATTTATCGATACAAGTGCATCCTAACGATGAATTGGCTAAAATACGTCACAATTCTTTTGGGAAAACCGAAATGTGGTATGTGCTGCAAGCGGATCAAGATGCTCAATTGATTGTGGGTTTCAAAGAAGACTCCAATGCTGCTGAATATGTTGAAAATTTAGAAAACAAAACCTTACTTTCGATTCTTGACTATGTTGCCGTAAAAGAAGGTGATGTATTCTTTCTTGAAACAGGAACGGTTCACGCCATTGGAGCTGGATTAGTAATTGCCGAAATTCAACAGACTTCTGATATTACCTATCGTTTGTATGACTTTGATAGAGTAGATGCTGCAGGAAATCACAGGGAATTGCACGTAGATTTGGCTTTGGACGCGATCAATTATGATAAAATTGACACCTATAAAAAATACAATAAAAACCTGAATCAATCGAATACGGTTGTAGATTGTCCTTATTTCACCACTAATTTTATCCCGTTGGATGGAACTATCGCAGTAAACAAATCAGGGGAATCCTTTACGGTGTATATGTGTGTCGATGGTGGTTTCGAATTAGAGTATGAAGGTTCTAAATTCAACTACAGCAAAGGGGATACTGTTTTAATTCCTGCAGCGTTAAAAACTTTTGCCCTTAGCGGGAAAGGGTCGCTTTTAGAAATATACATTTCATAAATGTAAATTTTGATTTTTTAGGGGTCATTTATGGTATCGCTTTTTTACTTATTGGTGTTTGTTTGCAACAAACTTGTTGTTTGTGGCGATTTCATAGTCGTTAATACAAAGATTATGTGTACTTTTGCAATCGCAAATTAAAATAAAAATAAAATGGCAAACGTTAAGAATTTAAAAAAAGACATCAACTACGTTTTAGGAGATATTATTGAAGCAGTGTACTTGTTCGAACTTTCAACTTCAGGACAACCAACAACAGAAACTAATGCTTTAATCGATGAGGCAATTGCAGCTTTCGATGCTTTAATCACAAAAGTAAACGCGAAAAATGTTGAAAATAAAAAAGCCCATTTCAAACAAATCAATGTTGAATTGGAACAAACTGCTAATCAATTGATTGCTAAAATCAACGAATTGCAATAAAAAAAGTCAATAAAAAAGTCTGGTTTTTTTTGGAAAATTAAAAATCAGACTTATATTTGCACCCGTAATGAGTCGCCAGCGTAGCTCAGTTGGCTAGAGCAGCTGATTTGTAATCAGCAGGTCGTGGGTTCGAGTCCCTCCGCCGGCTCAATCAGAAACCGTCCCGATAAATCGAGGCGGTTTTTTTATTTTAAAAGAAAATGATACCTGAAGTTTACGGGCATCCAAAATAGTCCGTGAACTCTTGCTTTTCTTGAATAATGCAGCCTAGCCAGAAAATCTAATGTCGATTCTAAGTTAAAAAAAAGCCGAAAAAATTTGCATATTAAATTCACACTCGTACATTTGTTACCCCAATTACAGTTTCACCAATGAATTTCAAATGATTAAAGCCCATTCAAAAAGCAGTATATTCCTTTTCCTAGCTATTGCTTTTGCGGTTTTGAGTTCCTTGAATACTAATGCCCAATCTATAATATATGATTCAATCGGCAAGCAAAAGGTAGCATTGGTAGATGTACGAAAAACATACGAAAGGGTTATTGATAAAGGGTATGCTTCAATTGAAATGTATGAATACTTAGGGAATTATTATTATCACGATAAAGATTATCAAAAATCGAAAATGTACTTTGATATGTTATTCAAAAAATACAAATTGTCGCAAATTTCGCAAAAAAGTATCGAGATCTACAAAACCTTGTAAAACATCATTTTTAAAATACTAAAAAAGCCGTCGCAACCTTTTGAGACGGCTTTTCCGTTGAAAAAAAACGCAGCATTTATTTGCCTTTGGTAGCCTTTTTCAAATCATCACCGCCGGGAATTTTCATTTTATCGGTTAATACCGCAATTTCATTCAAGTCAAAATTACCAGTCAACGACATCAGTATGGTTTCATTTTTGGCATTGGGTTCGTCATTAAACATCAGCAGTTCTTTAATCTCG is part of the Flavobacterium nackdongense genome and encodes:
- a CDS encoding peroxiredoxin, which produces MAVQLGDKIPHFTAKDSNGQDFDSASIVGKKTVVIYFYPKDNTPGCTAQACSFRDQYEDFKDIGAEVIGISSDSVSSHEKFAKRYKLPFLLLSDDSSKLRRLFGVKTNLFGLLPGRVTYVADKDGIIRLIFDSMNATSHIPKALTLLRKFV
- a CDS encoding type I phosphomannose isomerase catalytic subunit, which gives rise to MKLYPLQFEPILKERIWGGEKLKTILNKPISSKITGESWELSTVEGDVSVVANGALAGKSLNDLIHSNPTAVLGTEVYQKFGNQFPLLFKYLDAREDLSIQVHPNDELAKIRHNSFGKTEMWYVLQADQDAQLIVGFKEDSNAAEYVENLENKTLLSILDYVAVKEGDVFFLETGTVHAIGAGLVIAEIQQTSDITYRLYDFDRVDAAGNHRELHVDLALDAINYDKIDTYKKYNKNLNQSNTVVDCPYFTTNFIPLDGTIAVNKSGESFTVYMCVDGGFELEYEGSKFNYSKGDTVLIPAALKTFALSGKGSLLEIYIS